In the Myxococcus fulvus genome, one interval contains:
- a CDS encoding efflux RND transporter permease subunit has product MSGAPRNPNSHSRFAYSFARLLVRRPGTVLAVLLTLLAVSTWATLKLRINSNQLDLISQDLQEVKDVKQVIDMVGGSGFLMLALRSTDEAAMKRTADDIAGMLQADKEHVRTVSYKLPVEFIQQNMVLFVKTEDLVEGKRRIMAFLEDKLRRSNPFYIDMGATKPVELNLQDLVDKYSSVGKKSIRDDYNISADKKMVLILIKPMWDTTEIGKTKDYLDKLNKDLAAYSTQAGKPKLVEDYKRMGDANTIAYGYTGSYKTTVDDSFAIEESLEPVTIIALVTIFLITIVFFRKLAPTFIVVSGTVIGTIYTLGFTYATIGELNMITSILGGILMGFGIDYGIHFTFRTRLELGAGKPYDEAIVDAFVNAGRPAAVAAVVTGGSFFVLMVSEFRGFSQFGFLAGCGTLILGLTLFVWSAALLALFGRINPAWPKKLIGEMKPPPAVSSSGQELRIPRPGLVLGVSTALVALICAAAVPWAGTGEPPEGNLSFFERVKHGVGFNYNTRALIPDGMSSVLLQDEINARFNISSDPMAIYTKDLDEAEGIYRELTQNPEKYPSIDQVVSVFTFVPPEATAQANEKVLQEWKQDMENLEARGFSIAALPPEMQENAAFFMKVLDAKPFDVHGVPANYKSQFQNLPSAQPENRGWLTFIYSSVDLFDGQKMMQFADETRAIRATYHPGRFDKDEFDPQGPTAQKEFRAAGATQLYAKLARIVLWDGKVTVVLTALWILAMHFLDFRNAKLALASVIPLGVGVAMMLGIMSLVGLRLNFMNIIILPILLGFGVSHGLYLLHRFLEGTSPLVALRSVGAAVASSTLTAVAGFAALLAAAHNGLRSMGMVACIGLITTLVVSFTVLAAVMQLMHDRRKRESPPGDGTGSASGGEDGSTRAA; this is encoded by the coding sequence ATGAGCGGCGCTCCTCGAAACCCGAACTCCCATTCTCGCTTCGCCTACAGCTTCGCGAGGCTCCTGGTCCGCCGGCCCGGCACCGTCCTGGCCGTGCTGCTGACGCTGCTGGCCGTGTCCACCTGGGCCACGCTGAAGCTGCGCATCAACTCGAACCAGCTCGACCTCATCTCCCAGGACCTCCAGGAGGTGAAGGACGTCAAGCAGGTCATCGACATGGTGGGCGGCAGCGGCTTCCTGATGCTGGCCCTGCGGTCGACGGACGAGGCCGCCATGAAGCGCACGGCGGACGACATCGCCGGCATGCTCCAGGCGGACAAGGAGCACGTGCGCACCGTCAGCTACAAGCTGCCGGTCGAGTTCATCCAGCAGAACATGGTCCTCTTCGTGAAGACGGAGGACCTGGTGGAAGGCAAGCGCCGCATCATGGCCTTCCTCGAGGACAAGCTGCGCCGCAGCAATCCCTTCTACATCGACATGGGCGCCACCAAGCCCGTGGAGCTGAACCTCCAGGACCTGGTCGACAAGTACTCGTCCGTCGGCAAGAAGAGCATCCGCGACGACTACAACATCTCCGCCGACAAGAAGATGGTGCTCATCCTCATCAAGCCGATGTGGGACACCACGGAGATTGGCAAGACGAAGGACTACCTCGACAAGCTCAACAAGGACCTGGCCGCGTACTCCACGCAGGCCGGCAAGCCGAAGCTCGTCGAGGACTACAAGCGGATGGGCGACGCCAACACCATCGCCTACGGCTACACCGGCTCGTACAAGACGACGGTGGATGACTCGTTCGCGATCGAGGAGTCGCTGGAGCCCGTCACCATCATCGCGCTGGTCACCATCTTCCTCATCACCATCGTCTTCTTCCGGAAGCTGGCGCCCACGTTCATCGTGGTGAGCGGCACGGTGATTGGGACCATCTACACGCTGGGCTTCACCTACGCGACGATTGGTGAGCTCAACATGATCACGTCCATCCTGGGCGGCATCCTGATGGGCTTCGGCATCGACTACGGCATCCACTTCACCTTCCGCACGCGGCTGGAGCTGGGCGCGGGCAAGCCGTACGACGAGGCCATCGTGGACGCCTTCGTCAACGCGGGCCGCCCGGCGGCGGTGGCGGCGGTGGTGACGGGTGGCTCGTTCTTCGTGCTGATGGTGAGCGAGTTCCGCGGCTTCAGCCAGTTCGGCTTCCTGGCCGGCTGCGGCACGCTCATCCTGGGCCTGACGCTGTTCGTGTGGAGCGCGGCGCTGCTGGCGCTGTTCGGCCGCATCAACCCGGCGTGGCCCAAGAAGCTCATCGGCGAGATGAAGCCGCCGCCGGCCGTCTCCTCCAGCGGCCAGGAGCTGCGCATCCCCCGCCCCGGCCTGGTGCTGGGCGTGAGCACCGCGCTCGTCGCGCTCATCTGCGCGGCGGCCGTCCCCTGGGCCGGCACGGGCGAGCCCCCCGAGGGCAACCTGAGCTTCTTCGAGCGCGTGAAGCACGGCGTGGGCTTCAACTACAACACCCGCGCGCTCATCCCGGACGGCATGTCGTCGGTGCTGCTGCAGGACGAGATCAACGCCCGCTTCAACATCTCCAGCGACCCCATGGCCATCTACACCAAGGACCTGGACGAGGCGGAGGGCATCTACCGCGAGCTGACCCAGAACCCGGAGAAGTACCCGTCCATCGACCAGGTGGTGAGCGTCTTCACCTTCGTGCCGCCGGAGGCCACGGCCCAGGCCAACGAGAAGGTGCTCCAAGAGTGGAAGCAGGACATGGAGAACCTGGAGGCGCGTGGGTTCTCCATCGCCGCGCTGCCGCCGGAGATGCAGGAGAACGCCGCCTTCTTCATGAAGGTGCTCGACGCGAAGCCCTTCGACGTGCACGGCGTGCCGGCCAACTACAAGAGCCAGTTCCAGAACCTGCCCAGCGCGCAGCCGGAGAACCGCGGCTGGCTGACGTTCATCTACTCGAGCGTGGACCTGTTCGACGGCCAGAAGATGATGCAGTTCGCCGACGAGACGCGCGCCATCCGCGCCACGTACCACCCGGGCCGCTTCGACAAGGATGAGTTCGACCCGCAGGGGCCGACGGCGCAGAAGGAGTTCCGCGCCGCGGGCGCCACGCAGCTGTACGCGAAGCTGGCGCGCATCGTCCTCTGGGACGGCAAGGTGACGGTGGTGCTCACCGCGCTGTGGATCCTGGCGATGCACTTCCTGGACTTCCGCAACGCGAAGCTGGCGCTGGCGTCCGTGATTCCGCTGGGCGTGGGCGTGGCGATGATGCTGGGCATCATGTCGCTCGTGGGCCTGCGGCTGAACTTCATGAACATCATCATCCTGCCCATCCTCCTGGGCTTCGGGGTGAGCCACGGCCTGTACCTGCTGCACCGCTTCCTGGAAGGCACCTCCCCGCTCGTCGCGCTCAGGAGCGTGGGCGCGGCGGTGGCGTCCTCCACGCTGACGGCGGTGGCGGGCTTCGCGGCGCTCCTGGCCGCGGCGCACAACGGCCTGCGCTCCATGGGCATGGTGGCCTGCATCGGCCTCATCACCACGCTGGTGGTGTCCTTCACCGTGCTGGCCGCGGTGATGCAGCTCATGCATGACCGCCGCAAGCGCGAGTCCCCGCCGGGCGACGGCACGGGCAGCGCGTCCGGCGGCGAGGATGGCTCGACGCGGGCGGCCTGA
- a CDS encoding MXAN_6521/LA_1396 family lipoprotein, translating to MKLMRWAPVLGLGLLAGCSAVKSHRVRPDYAQVDRKETKRLVVVAQPLPDEKPAVGELWSLIARQWVNQNRDFIVKDNVALPGRPTDTTFKELCTEGVEGVLWLDPTIQLKGDGAEAEVKAQLLRCRDGEEVWAAQAAGSWGSRDEDYAARVTKFSQELGEEVAPYVVPTTKLLAATLDTLPNPELTEADKDEKIELGE from the coding sequence ATGAAGCTGATGCGATGGGCGCCCGTGCTCGGGCTGGGACTGCTCGCGGGCTGCTCCGCGGTGAAGAGCCACCGCGTGCGTCCGGACTACGCGCAGGTGGACCGCAAGGAGACCAAGCGGCTGGTGGTGGTGGCGCAGCCCCTGCCGGACGAGAAGCCCGCGGTGGGGGAGCTGTGGAGCCTCATCGCCCGCCAGTGGGTGAACCAGAACCGCGACTTCATCGTGAAGGACAACGTCGCGCTGCCCGGCCGCCCCACGGACACCACCTTCAAGGAGCTGTGCACCGAGGGCGTGGAGGGCGTGCTCTGGCTGGACCCCACCATCCAGCTCAAGGGCGACGGCGCGGAGGCCGAGGTGAAGGCGCAGCTGCTGCGCTGCCGTGACGGCGAGGAGGTCTGGGCGGCCCAGGCCGCGGGGAGCTGGGGCTCGCGCGACGAGGACTACGCGGCGCGGGTGACGAAGTTCAGCCAGGAGCTGGGCGAGGAGGTGGCACCGTACGTCGTGCCCACCACCAAGCTGCTCGCCGCCACGCTCGACACGCTGCCCAATCCCGAACTCACCGAAGCGGACAAGGACGAGAAAATCGAGCTGGGTGAGTAG
- a CDS encoding MgtC/SapB family protein — MRLGVAALLGAVLGLERELNGQAAGLRTHIIVSLGACLFTLAGIFVETALGQDSPKGSQADISRIASQVVVGIGFLGAGAIIRDNGHVKGLTTAANLWLTASVGLAVGMGFHWAAVTTVVIALVALAGLRPLEKAIRRHRARRGLKVEGRVPEPSDDESPE, encoded by the coding sequence ATGAGGCTGGGGGTCGCGGCGCTCTTGGGCGCCGTGCTCGGCCTGGAGCGCGAGCTCAACGGCCAGGCCGCGGGGCTGCGCACCCACATCATCGTGTCGCTGGGGGCGTGCCTCTTCACGCTCGCCGGCATCTTCGTCGAGACGGCCCTGGGGCAGGACTCGCCCAAAGGCTCGCAGGCGGACATCAGCCGCATCGCCAGCCAGGTGGTGGTGGGCATCGGCTTCCTGGGCGCGGGCGCCATCATCCGCGACAACGGCCACGTGAAGGGGCTGACGACGGCGGCCAACCTGTGGCTCACCGCGTCCGTGGGGCTCGCGGTGGGCATGGGCTTCCACTGGGCGGCCGTCACCACGGTGGTCATCGCCCTGGTGGCGCTGGCGGGCCTGCGCCCCCTGGAGAAGGCCATCCGCAGGCACCGCGCTCGCCGAGGCCTGAAGGTGGAGGGCCGCGTCCCCGAGCCCTCGGATGACGAGAGCCCGGAGTAA